The region AGTGGATGTTCTTTGTTTACAAGAAACGAAAGTCGTTGATGAAGATTTTCCAAGAACACCCTTTGAAGAATTGGGTTATTCAGTATACGTTTCTGGGCAAAAATCCTATAACGGTGTGGCAATCTTTAGCAAGCAACCTTTAGACTCTCCTGCGGCAGGTTTTAGCCCCATTTTGGGGGAAGATATTGCTGACCCTTACGATGAACAAAAACGCGTAATTAGTGGCATCATTAATGGGATTCGGATTGTTAATCTTTATATTCCTAACGGTAGCAGTGTGGGTAGTGAAAAATATGAGTATAAACTGGCTTGGTTTGAAATTTTAAAGCAATATCTTCAGCAGCTGGTCACAGAAACAGAAGTTTGTCTCTGCGGTGACTTTAATGTTGCGCCTGAGGACCGAGATATTTATGATCCCAAAGGAAAGGACAATCATATTATGTCTTCTCCTCCAGAACGAAAAGCACTGGAAATGATCAAGTCATTAGGTTTCCAAGATGCATTTCGCAAATTTAATCTTGAAGGTGGACATTATAGTTGGTGGGATTATCGCACCCGTGGCTTCTCTAGAAACCGAGGCTGGCGGATTGATCATCATTTTTTAACCCCAGGACTGTATCAAAAAGCA is a window of Cyanobacteria bacterium GSL.Bin1 DNA encoding:
- the xth gene encoding exodeoxyribonuclease III, producing the protein MKIATWNVNSIRTRKDQVLNWLKQHEVDVLCLQETKVVDEDFPRTPFEELGYSVYVSGQKSYNGVAIFSKQPLDSPAAGFSPILGEDIADPYDEQKRVISGIINGIRIVNLYIPNGSSVGSEKYEYKLAWFEILKQYLQQLVTETEVCLCGDFNVAPEDRDIYDPKGKDNHIMSSPPERKALEMIKSLGFQDAFRKFNLEGGHYSWWDYRTRGFSRNRGWRIDHHFLTPGLYQKAANCWIDIVPRQQEKPSDHTPVILEL